Within the Zea mays cultivar B73 chromosome 10, Zm-B73-REFERENCE-NAM-5.0, whole genome shotgun sequence genome, the region ATACTGTAGTTTCATTTGTCAAACGCATTTGTTCTTCACTGCATTAGTAGCTAGCCCCACTGTTGTTTCAGGATTCTGGGTAATATGTTTCATTTCTTCTCTTTTCAGCCATGCTAGTTTTTTCCTCACCGTATTCTTTTAGTCTGATGTGGAATCCATGGATTATCAATTTATCATTCCTCCTTTTCATAACATTTCTGTGAACTGTGCATAACAGTTGGTACTTTTCCTTGAATTTTTTCCCTCTAACACACAGAAGAGCTACTATCATTGCATTAATAGGCTGCCCCTTAGATATTCATGCTTAGATTTCCATTTTGAGAGTATTTTCTTTGTGCCATTTATCGCTATGTGCTTGTTTCATGATTTATTAATATGATTTCCACCCTTTCAGAGCCTTGATGAGATACCAGACAAGGCCCTCAAGAGCAAAGATGGCTCAAGACTTTGCCAGGATTTTGTTAGTTTAGTGCAAGAGTGGCTTCAAAAGATTCAGGTATGATTCCAGAAACTTGTTACGTTAGTTTTAATTGTCATGGTATTCTTATGTTACTTTTTTGGTTTATTCAGGCAGCAAATTCATTAGGTGGTGTATTTGGTGATACAAATAAAAGTGAGCTGGCTGCATTTGCATCCTACGCATTGGCTTTTCCAAGCAACTTCCTTGCTCTTGTGGACACATATGACGTGAGTTGTTAGTTTGTTCAAGCTTTAAACTTTTCTCTTGTTGTTTCTTCTTTGTACTTCATTTCATGTCTGAATGAGTAGTGTCAACTCTCTTTTCTTGAGGTGGTGAGTAGGTCTGAAAACTTCTCTTTGTCATTGCTGACTTCTACAATTTTCTGTTTGTCATTCTGAATTATCCTCTTTTCTGTATTGATATTAAGAAATCATGATCTTTTGTTTTACTGCCAAACTTGTTATTGCTTTACACATAGACATGTATGGACGTTTTTTTGGACTGAGGGTAGACTGATTGATGATTGCGCAATCCTGAACAGAATGTGTTTTCACTATTATCATTAACCATTTATTTTCAGAAGGCATAGCCAATTCCTAACTGATTCATGTATATATTTTCTGTTGTGTAACAATTACCGTTCATAAGCCATACTCACCCTCTTCTCTACCTTTCAGGTTATGCGAAGTGGTATTCCGAATTTCTGTGCAGTGGCTCTAGCACTTCATGACTTAGGGTATGTCAAATGTCCTTTGGCGTTCATTACCTGTGTGTCGGACGACCCCTATCAGATATGAGCTTATCTTCACATGAAAATTCATCATGTACTCAAACAATCAAATTCATGAGAACACAACTGAAGTTAAAGTTATTAAAAAAATGTCACACCAATAGCATATGCTTTAGGATGGTTTACACTTATAACTACCTTTTGTTTATATTTGAATCCATCTCAGTCAGATACTGAGTTACACTGGTGTGTTAGTAAGCTGCAATATCTCAATACTCTAAATTAGTTCATGCTCTGGGCTCTTGCAATATAGATGTGAATTGGCTGCATATTTGGTTATATCTATTTGGTTTGGTTCCTTGCATGTACATGCTTACAAACTACAACTGAGATAGGAAACTTCCCAATCTTTGTTCAACCTTTAAACACAAGCATTTTACCTAATCATATATTCTTTTGTAGGTACAAGGCATCTGGTATTAGATTAGATTCTGGTGATCTGGCCTATTTGTCCATTGAAGCACGAAAAGTGTTTAGTGCAGTAGAGAAGGAATATAATGTACCTGGTTTTGCAAAGATGCTCATTACTGCTAGCAACGACCTGAATGAAGAAACAATTGATGCCCTCAACAAACAGGTAATAAACTTATCTTGTGTTTACAATTTGTAAAGGACTATTTTACCTTTCATATTATGGCAGCTGTGGTTCCGATGTTATCTGACGTATGTGATTGTTCTTCTGTAGATTTATCTTTATTATTCATTCTTCCAATCACAGATATAATTTAGGATCTCCCTTTATTTTGCAGGGTCATGAGGTTGATGCCTTTGGAATTGGAACTTACCTTGTGACGTGTTATTCCCAGGCTGCTCTTGGCTGTGTCTTTAAGCTAGTTGAGATAAATAATAAACCTCGTATTAAGCTTTCTGAGGATGTGGCAAAAGTATGTCCAGTATTTTTGTGTTAAAAATATCTGCTTTATTTTATATATACCCATTGATGTTGTGATAGTATGTTTCAGGTTTCCATTCCATGCAAAAAGAGATGCTTCAGACTGTATGGGAAAGAAGGCTACCCACTGGTAGATATCATGATTCGCGAAAGTGAACCATCGCCTAAGGTAACAATGCACCACTGTTATCTTTGTTGGGATCTGAGCCTTTATATTTAGCACAAGGTTTCCAAGTATCCCAGTACAGAATTTTACGGAATATAGCTGCGGTAGTACATAGTTTTTCCTATCTTTGTTATGCAACACAGCTGTCATGCTCTGTATCTTGTCTTTGACATTTTCATCTGCAGTAACCTCCAACGTTAAAACCGGATTTCATATTGTTAAAATGTTGCAGGCAGGAGAAAGAATCCTCTGCCGCCATCCATTCATTGAATCAAAGAGAGCATATGTTGTCCCCCAGCATGTTGAGGAGCTTCTACAGTGCTATTGGCCTGGGACATCAGGTATGGACCTCTTATCTCTTTATCGAGAATTTGTCAGTGATCACATACTAATGGCTGAGTTTCGGAAAGTAGTAACTGAAAATGGGAGTAACTAGCATCAGCATTATTGCCTTCAAAAGTCAGAAGGATTGTTTTTAAGCAGAAGAATCTTAAAATAGGACGGAGCAGCTTGACAGGCTTAAATTTCTTTCTGAACATAGTTTGATAGACTTAATAAATGTAAACGTTTCATATTTCCAGTGCTCTGTTCTGTTCATGTTTCCTACTGTTGACAATCACCAGAGCCACAACTAAGGATGCAAGTTTTTGGATCACTTGGTCGACCCATAACTCACTGTAGTTAAACTATAATCCAAATTTGAAAGCAAGGGAAGGGCAGACCCAGTACCGGAAGCTTTTACATGAGTGGGTCTGGGGAAGGAATAAAAATGAGTTAGCTAGCTAACCCACTGGGTCTGGGGAAGAAATTTTTCATCCCTAGCCACAACCCCTTTATGTTTCCTTCTGGAGTTTCCTTCACCTAAGGTGACACCTTTAGGGAAAAAAATACTTCATCAACCCAACCCTGGATAATATCAAAAGAAAAATCTGAATACTAAATATCTGTTGGATCATTAAAATCTGTAGACTTTAGTGTCCTGGCTCCTGGCCTCTGTCTTGTTATGTGTTAGTGACATTTGTACCTGGCTACCTGTGTCTCCCTGCAGATAAACCTAGAGCAGAGCTGCCCTCCTTGGAGAAGATCAGAAGCCGCTGCATGCAGCAGCTTGAAATGCTGCGCCCGGATCACATCCGGCGGCTAAATCCAACGCCCTACAAGGTTTGCTTCTTTGCATCACGCCATTGTTTGTCCTCATCTTGATATAATGACATATAGTAACTGAAAGTGCCACTAACTCCTCAATCTGGGCAGGTGAGCGTGAGCACCAAGCTGTACGATTTCATCCACCGCCTATGGCTGAACGAGGCGCCAGTAGGTGAACTGCAGTAGATGATGATCATATAAAAGAAGTTTTGGGTCATCTGCGATACAGCAGCAATTCATCGAAGAAAATTAGAGCTCTTCTGCACAACATCAACAGTTGAGCCCATGGCAGGATTTTGCTCCCCAAATTTTCATCTCTAGTCACCGGTATAGAGGCAGGTTAATCAGGTTGTCTAGTTTATACGTCCCTTAATTGGTGGGATGCTATACACATCATCATCAGAAAAGAACCGAAATCATATGGAGCCAAAAATGTTACTAGGTCGTCCGGTGTTTGTGCTCGACGGTGTCACATTTGTTTTTCTAGCCGATCGTGCATATGGTCATATAAAACACTGCACTGTTGATTGTACTGTTTATATAGTGAAATTTGAAATGATAGATGAAATAGGAGATAGAATGAGTAAACGATCCAACTGACCAGGCACGCTGCGCTAGCGAGGCTTGAATTGCTGCTCTCTGCGTTGCCTGTTCTCCTTGAATTATGCAAGGATCGAGACTCTTCCGTCCTttatatctatactatacttaaaacaTCAGTTTCAACGGTTGTTCTGCgttatttttttacaaataacctctcatagctatttcaaattaatccgttgCACGTCTATATATGGTCAAATGCGGCCCGGCATAGGCTGCTGACGGTGCCGGACCAGCCCCTTAGACCGTCGactcatttgattaaatcagtgtaaaatattaaaaacggtccaggaggtggggttcgaactcatgccctaatggaagaagggcaggagacaCTATGTGAAGTTGTCTAACcattagaacatcatgctcagatgattttaatattgaatataaattgtatatatgtatatacgttttttgtaaaataaaaaaatataatcgtgtcaggTCTGgctagcactacgggccgagcctACAACCAAAGCACGACACgatgttcttggctcttgcaagcattaggttgtTTCGGAGACCACATTGGCACAATGGATTTCATAGTGTTTGagattgctgaattggatggagcaacaatgattgtcacactaacagtaaaataaatgttatttgttggttttaaacgttagtgattgctacgaagtagcataatttatatggagtgcatctagtttttattgatgtctgattttagcaatcactccatattttgatctatcttttttataagtttgactttatgtgacttattttagaaacttgagctcacaaactttctcttatttggtatctatatggtggaattatgttattttataatctttgttcgttcagtcagtcgttgtggactctcatctaatcgctcacttcattagtCGTGttataccaagacatattgcatggactaaacaataacatcagttagccaaatcaaaaaaatattataaagagagtggagacaatcaataaaaatcttaaattttttttgatggatagtttacgtgggtattgttgtaagccgtcgcaacgtacGGGCAACCGACTAATTCGTCTTTATATTCGTCTTTTATAGTCTTCTTTAAAAAATCTCTTATCTATATCTACTTTCTCTCCAACAACTTTCTTTATATCTCGTCCTCTATACATAAATATTTAAATTAAAGACATATTTTTTACTTTTAAATTTTTTTGTATATATGTATTTATCGTATTATCAaatatattgtacatattttagttttactaAATCTGTTATGGATAGACGGGAGGAGAGAAAAACTCTATATATAgtgtttagaggacgttgttggctgTGTACCGATGAAAATCTTCTCTAAAATGTAGGTCACAAGATGTTTtaagtgcttgtagtagggggttgtcggcgtttcgagaccggggggtccctggaccgacgagtaaactgtcgccgcgtgccccagcccaaatgggtcggcgcgagacggagcgcgaagggggaaaaaggcagccggagagggagaggtggaaatcctgcggccttcgtgtttgtcccgcgcccaaggtcgggtgcgcttgcagtagggggttacgagcgtccacgcgggagggaagcgagcggcctcacgcgagcgcctgtcccgtcctcttccccgcgcggccaaccctctgtaagagggccctggtccttccttttataggcgtaaggagaggatccaggtgtacaatggggggtgtagcaaagtgctaacgtgtctagcggaggagagctagcgccctaagtacatgccatcgtggcagccggagaggttttggcacccggttcgtgtggtgtcgtggccgtcggaggagcgctggagcctggcggaaggacagctgtcggagctgtcgagtccttgctgacgtcctcttgcttccgtaagggggctgagagccgccgtcgtcatagagcgtgcggagcgccatcattgctagtctggcggagcgagccagatgggacgccggtcttgtttcccgtagcctgagtcagcttggggtagggtaatgatggcgcctcctgttgacgtggtcggtccgtgccctaggttgggcgatgtggaggctcctccgaggtcgaggtcaagtctgtcttccgaggccgaggtcgagtccgagctcctgggtcgggcgaggcggagaccgtcggctgaggccagggctgagtccgagccctggggtcgggcgaaacggagttcgccgtctttcggggctgagcccgagtccgagccctgggtcgggcggagcggagttcgccgtcttccggggctgagcccgagtccgagccctgggtcgggcggagcggagttcgccgtcttccggggctgagcccgagtccgagccctgggtcgggcggagcggagttcgccgtcttccggggctgagcccgagtccgagccttgggtcgggcggagcggagtttcctatggtgcttgaggccgggcctggctgcctgtcagcctcactctgtcgagtggcacagcagttggggcggcgcaggcggcgctgtccttctgtcaggccggtcagtggagcggcgaagtgactgcggtcacttcggctctgtcgactgaagggcgcgcgtcaggataaaggtgtcaggccacctttgcattaaatgcccctgcgatttggtcggttggcgtggcgatttggccagggttgcttcttggcgaagactgggcctcgggcgagccggaagtatgttcgtcgctggaggggggcctcgggcgagacgtagatcctccggggtcggctgcccttgcccgaggctgggctcgggcgaggcgtgatcgagtccctcgaatggacagatccctgacttagtcgcacccatcaggcctttgcagctttgtgctgatgggggttaccagctgagaattaggagtaatgagggtacccctaattatggtccccgacagtagcccccgagcctcgaagggagtgttaacactcgcttggaggcttttgtcgcacttttttgcaaggggaccagcctttctcggttgcgttttgttccggggggtgcgcgcgagcgcacccgccgggtgtagcccccaaggcctcggaggagtggtttgactcctccgaggtcttaatgcctcgcgcaatgcttcgactggtctggtcgttccctcatgcgagctggtcgtagcccgggtgcacggtcgggtcccaagttctcgggctggtatgttgacgctgtcaacggtttggccggagccgggtttgcgagagcagcccccgagcctctgcacagggcgagaggacggtcaaggacagactcgacttttttacatacgcccctgcgtcgcctttccgcaaggaggaggggggaaagcgccatgttgccttcggagggcgccgaacatggtgtctccggtgagctgctggcgggtaatccgagtggacgcccatgctccatttgttaggggtcggctagaggcccggaggcgcgctcaaaagtacctgcggatgatctgccggaccccgtcccctttcgacggggtccgagggctctatgcctccctctgatgggattccgttacaagatcgttcccgctagtcttggaaatgtcctagggtacctgatagtcgcctagagggggggtgaatagggtgaaactgaaattctcaaaaataatcacaactacaagccgggttagcgttagaaatataaacgagtccgcgagagggcgtaaaaacaaatcgcaagcgagtaaagcggtgcgacacaaggatttgttttaccgaggttcggttctcgcaaacctactccccgttgaggtggtcacaaagaccgggtctctttcaaccctttccctctctcaaacggtccctcggaccgagtgagctttctcttctcaatcacttggaacacaaagttcctacaaggaccaccacaagattggtgtctcttgcctcaattacaagtgagtttgattgcaagaaagaatcaagaaagaagaaagcaatccaagcgcaagagctcgaaagaacacaagcaaatctctctcactagtcactaaagctttgtatggaatttgggagaggattttatctcttgagtgtgtctagaattgaatgcctagctcttgtaagtggttggaagtgtgaaaacttggatgcaatgaatggtgggtggttgggggtatttatagtcccaaccaccaaactagccgtttggtggggctgactgtcgtatggtgcaccggacagtccggtgcacaccggacatgtccggtgcgccagccacgtcaccaaagccgttgggttccgaccgttggagctctgtcttctgggcccgcctggatgtctggtggcgcaccggacatgtactgtagagtgtccggtgcgccagtatgggcgtgcctgacttctgcgcgcgctggcgcgcattcaatgcgttgcaggtagtcgttggcgccgaaatatccgttgcttcgacgtcacaccggacagtccggtgcacaccggacatgtccggtgaattatagcggactagccgttgcaaattcccgaagctggcgagttcctgaggcgccgttccttggagcaccggacactgtccggtgtacaccggacagtccggtgaattatagcagagcgcctctggattttcccgaaggtgacgagtttgagttggagtcctctggtgcaccggacactgtccggtggtgcaccggacagtccggtgcgccagaccagaggtgccttcggttgtccctttgctcttttgttgaacccaatacttggtctttttattggctaagtgtgaacctttggcacctgtataacttatacactagagcaaactagttagtccaattatttatgttgggcaattcaaccaccaaaatcaattaggaaataggtgtaagcctaattccctttcaatctccccctttttggtgattgatgccaacactaaccaaagcaaatatggaagtacataattgaactagcttgcataacgtaagtgcaaaggttgcttggaattgagccaatataactactcataagatatgcatggattgtttctttgtttttaacattttggaccgcgcttgcaccacatgttttgtttttgcaaattcttttgtaaatcttttcaaagtccttttgcaaatagtcaaaggtaaatgaataagattttgagaagcattttcaagatttgaaattctccccctgtttcaaatgtttttcctttgacttaacaaaactctccctaaattaaaattctcctcttattgttcaagagggttttgatatatcaattttgaaaagctactttctcccccttttgaacacaataagataccaattttaaatttatcaattgagaatcataccaattgaaaaactctttttaaaattaggtggtggtgcggtccttttgctttgggctaatactttctccccctttggcatgaatcgccaaaaacggagtcattagagccctttgtaatactctctccccctttggtcataagtaaatgagtgaatattataccaaagacgaagtccttttgctttgaactctcccccaaaagatggagagatgcgcggagtgacggcaaaggatgagttacggagtggaagcctttgtcttcgccgaagactccaattccctttcaatatacctatgacttggtttgaaattcacttgaaaacacattagtcatggcgtatgaaatagacatgatcaaaggtatataaatgagctatgtgtgcaaatcaacaaaagaagtttctagaatcaagaatat harbors:
- the LOC100286133 gene encoding Nicotinate phosphoribosyltransferase 2; its protein translation is MAATSAPPASAHANGNGSLVGVAAPVGAPTNPMATALLTDQYQFSMAYAYWKAGKHADRAVFDLYFRKNPFGGEFTVFAGLEECIKFIANFKFTEHDISFLQSVMPMCEGAFFNYLREVDCSDVEVYSIPEGSVVFPKVPLMRVEGPVAVVQLLETPFVNLINYASLVTTNAARHRHVAGKSKVLLEFGLRRAQGPDGAISASKYCFMGGFDATSNVLAGNLFGIPLRGTHSHAFVSSYMSLDEIPDKALKSKDGSRLCQDFVSLVQEWLQKIQAANSLGGVFGDTNKSELAAFASYALAFPSNFLALVDTYDVMRSGIPNFCAVALALHDLGYKASGIRLDSGDLAYLSIEARKVFSAVEKEYNVPGFAKMLITASNDLNEETIDALNKQGHEVDAFGIGTYLVTCYSQAALGCVFKLVEINNKPRIKLSEDVAKVSIPCKKRCFRLYGKEGYPLVDIMIRESEPSPKAGERILCRHPFIESKRAYVVPQHVEELLQCYWPGTSDKPRAELPSLEKIRSRCMQQLEMLRPDHIRRLNPTPYKVSVSTKLYDFIHRLWLNEAPVGELQ
- the LOC100286133 gene encoding nicotinate phosphoribosyltransferase 2 isoform X1; protein product: MPMCEGAFFNYLREVDCSDVEVYSIPEGSVVFPKVPLMRVEGPVAVVQLLETPFVNLINYASLVTTNAARHRHVAGKSKVLLEFGLRRAQGPDGAISASKYCFMGGFDATSNVLAGNLFGIPLRGTHSHAFVSSYMSLDEIPDKALKSKDGSRLCQDFVSLVQEWLQKIQAANSLGGVFGDTNKSELAAFASYALAFPSNFLALVDTYDVMRSGIPNFCAVALALHDLGYKASGIRLDSGDLAYLSIEARKVFSAVEKEYNVPGFAKMLITASNDLNEETIDALNKQGHEVDAFGIGTYLVTCYSQAALGCVFKLVEINNKPRIKLSEDVAKVSIPCKKRCFRLYGKEGYPLVDIMIRESEPSPKAGERILCRHPFIESKRAYVVPQHVEELLQCYWPGTSDKPRAELPSLEKIRSRCMQQLEMLRPDHIRRLNPTPYKVSVSTKLYDFIHRLWLNEAPVGELQ